In one window of Paenarthrobacter nicotinovorans DNA:
- a CDS encoding urease accessory protein UreF codes for MSATYQLALQQLTDSALPTGAFAHSLGFESYIDRGLVGDEVTFGTWLSAFVGQQLVYSDGLALRFLYEGVDVGLLDSVLTGQLLAREVREASLKMGGRLLEIGGEVFPSGELEAYRGLVRQGGAMGHQPLAFGVIARSLGVPFEAALSAYLFATVTSLTQNAVRAIPLGQNAGQRVLRQAHDAVAAAGRDVAQLCWDDFGAVSPGLEISQMRHERQRARMFMS; via the coding sequence TTGAGTGCGACATATCAGCTGGCTCTCCAACAGTTGACCGACTCGGCTTTGCCGACGGGCGCTTTTGCTCATTCTTTGGGGTTTGAGAGCTATATCGATCGGGGGCTTGTGGGGGATGAGGTCACTTTCGGTACTTGGTTGAGCGCATTTGTGGGGCAGCAGTTGGTTTATTCGGATGGGTTGGCTCTGCGTTTCCTTTATGAGGGGGTGGATGTTGGCCTGTTGGATTCTGTTCTTACCGGGCAGCTGTTGGCTCGGGAGGTTCGGGAGGCTTCTTTGAAGATGGGCGGACGGTTGCTTGAGATTGGCGGGGAGGTGTTTCCGTCAGGGGAGTTGGAGGCTTATCGGGGGCTCGTTCGTCAGGGGGGTGCCATGGGGCATCAGCCTTTGGCTTTTGGGGTTATTGCGCGGTCGCTCGGCGTTCCTTTTGAAGCGGCGCTTTCCGCTTACTTGTTTGCCACGGTTACTTCGTTGACGCAGAACGCCGTGCGCGCCATACCGCTTGGGCAGAACGCCGGGCAGCGGGTACTTCGCCAAGCACACGACGCCGTTGCTGCCGCCGGCCGGGATGTAGCACAGCTGTGCTGGGACGACTTTGGGGCAGTCAGCCCCGGACTGGAAATTTCACAAATGCGGCACGAACGGCAACGCGCCCGCATGTTCATGAGCTAG
- a CDS encoding urease subunit beta, producing the protein MIPGEYRLQPGSIACNSGREAIAVEVVNRGDRPVQIGSHYHFAEANRALEFDRDAAYGRRLDIPAGTAARFEPGDRKTVRLIELAGSREVFGLSNAVNGKLDGGTDVAGEPRPGVAAERDHQ; encoded by the coding sequence ATGATCCCCGGTGAATACAGGCTCCAGCCAGGTTCCATCGCCTGCAACAGCGGCCGTGAGGCGATCGCCGTCGAGGTAGTGAACCGCGGCGACCGGCCGGTGCAGATCGGTTCGCACTATCACTTCGCCGAAGCGAACCGCGCCTTGGAATTCGACCGCGACGCCGCGTACGGCCGCCGCCTGGACATCCCGGCGGGCACCGCCGCGCGTTTCGAACCCGGGGACAGGAAAACGGTCCGGCTGATTGAACTCGCCGGGTCACGCGAAGTGTTCGGCCTCAGCAACGCAGTCAACGGAAAGCTCGACGGCGGCACTGACGTTGCCGGTGAACCCCGCCCGGGCGTCGCAGCGGAAAGGGACCACCAGTGA
- a CDS encoding urease accessory protein UreD — translation MNTTTQVDFGSDVVGNLGPGSTLALGEGPVRGRLELGVSVRGGRSVASRQFHEGALRVLRPHYLDGSGQVCYVMVNPGGAYLGADVFVIEVEVEAGADLLLTTQSATKVYRTPGSFAEQRMSIKLGEGARLELVPDQLIAYREASYRQNSRISLHPASCLVMAEVVTPGWSPDGASFKFEEVRLRNEIHVRTGEHQELLALDNLLIRPPLGDVTGMGFMEGFSHLGSLVVVDPRVNQELADELARIARDFDAYTGVSLTATIAGTTGLVLRSLSNSTEELNTLLGACTGVLRDRWYGQAPLNLRKY, via the coding sequence ATGAACACGACGACGCAGGTCGATTTCGGCTCAGACGTTGTGGGGAACCTGGGGCCCGGCTCCACGTTGGCCTTGGGCGAAGGGCCTGTGCGGGGGCGGTTGGAGCTGGGCGTTAGTGTGCGGGGTGGGCGGTCCGTTGCTTCGCGGCAGTTTCATGAGGGCGCTTTGAGGGTGCTCAGGCCGCATTACTTGGATGGGTCCGGGCAGGTTTGCTACGTCATGGTCAATCCCGGCGGGGCGTATCTGGGGGCGGATGTGTTCGTCATTGAGGTGGAGGTTGAGGCGGGGGCTGATCTGTTGTTGACCACGCAGTCGGCCACCAAGGTGTACCGGACTCCGGGGTCGTTCGCTGAGCAGCGGATGAGTATCAAACTGGGGGAAGGCGCGCGGCTGGAGTTGGTGCCCGATCAGTTGATCGCCTATCGAGAGGCGAGCTATCGGCAGAATTCGCGCATCAGTCTCCACCCGGCGTCGTGCCTTGTCATGGCTGAGGTGGTCACGCCGGGGTGGTCCCCGGACGGGGCATCCTTCAAGTTCGAAGAAGTGAGACTGCGGAATGAGATTCACGTCCGAACGGGGGAGCACCAGGAACTGCTGGCCCTGGATAATCTCCTGATCCGGCCGCCCCTGGGGGATGTGACCGGGATGGGGTTCATGGAGGGTTTCAGCCACCTGGGATCGTTGGTGGTAGTGGATCCGCGGGTGAACCAGGAGCTTGCTGATGAACTGGCCCGAATTGCCAGGGATTTTGACGCGTATACCGGAGTTTCTTTGACCGCGACTATTGCCGGGACCACCGGGCTTGTGCTGCGATCGTTGTCGAACAGCACCGAGGAACTCAACACATTGCTGGGTGCTTGTACGGGCGTTCTGCGCGACCGTTGGTACGGACAGGCGCCCTTGAACCTGAGGAAGTACTGA
- the ureC gene encoding urease subunit alpha yields the protein MSFEISRKQYSELYGPTTGDAIRLADTELFLEIEKDHTVHGEEVVFGGGKVIRDGMGQNGQLTRVEDIPDTVITNVVVLDYTGIYKADVALKDGHIFKIGKAGNPQITDGVDIVIGASTEIIAGERKILTAGGIDTHIHFISPEQVPAALCNGITTMVGGGTGPAEGTKATTITPGAWHISRMLQAAEGLPVNIGLFGKGHASAVEPLAEQIRAGAVGLKVHEDWGSTTSSIDMSLRVADEYDIQVAIHTDTLNECGFVEDTIRAIDGRVIHTFHTEGAGGGHAPDIIKIAGLPNVLPASTNPTLPYTRNTIEEHLDMLMVCHHLNPDIPEDVAFADSRIRAETIAAEDVLHDLGIFAITSSDSQAMGRVGEVVTRTWQVADAMKRQRGVLTDPTGTTHGSAGSDNFRLKRYVAKYTINAAIAQGMADVIGSVEEGKFADLALWDPAFFGVKPELVIKGGQIAYALMGDSNASIPTPQPRTMRPMFATYGKALQQTSITFLSQAAIDAGVPAELGLERIIKPVSGIRNLTKADLKYNGETPDIAVDPETYKVTVDGEEVTSQPSDVLPMAQRYFLF from the coding sequence GTGAGCTTCGAGATTTCCCGCAAGCAATACTCCGAACTGTACGGACCCACCACCGGGGATGCCATCCGTCTGGCGGATACCGAACTGTTCCTTGAGATCGAGAAGGACCACACGGTCCACGGCGAAGAAGTAGTGTTCGGCGGTGGAAAAGTAATCCGCGACGGCATGGGCCAAAACGGCCAACTGACCCGCGTCGAAGACATCCCGGACACCGTGATCACCAACGTGGTGGTCCTGGATTACACCGGGATCTACAAAGCCGACGTCGCGCTCAAAGACGGGCATATTTTCAAGATCGGCAAGGCCGGGAACCCGCAGATCACTGACGGCGTGGACATCGTGATCGGCGCCAGCACGGAGATCATCGCCGGCGAACGGAAGATCCTCACAGCCGGCGGCATCGACACCCACATCCACTTCATCTCCCCGGAACAGGTCCCTGCGGCCCTGTGCAACGGCATCACCACGATGGTTGGAGGTGGCACCGGCCCGGCCGAAGGAACCAAAGCCACCACCATCACCCCCGGAGCCTGGCACATCTCGCGGATGCTTCAGGCCGCCGAAGGGCTCCCCGTGAACATCGGCCTGTTCGGCAAAGGCCACGCGTCCGCCGTCGAGCCCCTCGCAGAGCAGATCCGGGCAGGTGCCGTAGGACTGAAAGTCCACGAGGACTGGGGCTCCACCACCTCATCCATTGACATGTCGCTGCGCGTCGCCGACGAATACGACATCCAGGTGGCCATCCACACCGACACCCTCAACGAGTGCGGCTTCGTCGAAGACACCATCCGGGCCATCGACGGCCGGGTCATCCACACCTTCCACACCGAAGGCGCAGGCGGCGGCCACGCCCCGGACATCATCAAAATCGCCGGGCTGCCCAACGTCCTTCCCGCCTCCACCAACCCCACGCTGCCGTACACGCGCAACACCATCGAAGAGCACTTGGACATGCTCATGGTCTGCCACCACCTCAACCCGGACATTCCCGAAGACGTGGCCTTCGCCGACTCCCGGATCCGGGCCGAAACCATCGCCGCCGAAGACGTCCTGCACGACCTCGGCATCTTCGCCATTACGTCATCGGACTCCCAGGCCATGGGCCGGGTAGGCGAAGTAGTGACGCGCACCTGGCAGGTAGCCGACGCCATGAAACGGCAACGGGGAGTGCTGACGGATCCAACCGGGACCACCCACGGCTCCGCCGGCTCCGACAACTTCCGTCTCAAACGCTACGTCGCCAAATACACCATCAACGCGGCCATCGCCCAAGGAATGGCAGACGTGATCGGTTCCGTGGAAGAAGGCAAATTCGCGGACCTCGCCCTTTGGGACCCCGCGTTCTTCGGCGTGAAACCCGAACTCGTCATCAAAGGCGGCCAGATCGCCTACGCGCTGATGGGAGACTCCAACGCCTCCATCCCCACGCCCCAACCCCGCACCATGCGGCCCATGTTCGCCACCTACGGGAAGGCGCTCCAGCAAACGTCCATCACCTTCCTGTCCCAGGCAGCCATCGACGCCGGAGTGCCCGCCGAACTCGGCCTCGAACGCATCATCAAACCCGTGTCCGGCATCCGCAACCTCACCAAAGCGGACCTGAAATACAACGGCGAAACCCCGGACATCGCCGTCGACCCCGAAACCTACAAGGTGACGGTCGACGGCGAAGAAGTCACCTCCCAGCCCTCCGACGTCCTGCCCATGGCGCAGCGCTACTTCCTCTTCTAG
- a CDS encoding D-TA family PLP-dependent enzyme, giving the protein MNVIPAEVVTPAVMIDADILDRNIQRMAAAMLSRGLNLRPHVKTHKTLQIARKQLAAGAIGITVATIGEAEVFAADGVKDIFIAYPLWVEASHADRLRALTAACRLAVGVDSAESATAMGRHLGADAASVEVLIEVDSGHHRSGVLPDEVVDVANAAAAAGLSVQGVFTFPGHSYKPGMPTGAASNENEALGLAATALTSAGFEVTTISGGSTPTALIDGETVATELRPGVYVFGDAQQLELERCAWEDISLTVAATVVSRNEAADGNVRRVVVDAGSKVLGSDRPDWATGYGRLPEYPEAKVTALSEHHATVVWPDSSDLPALGTRLRVIPNHVCLAMNLVDEVTVVRDGSVVETWAVAARGRNN; this is encoded by the coding sequence ATGAACGTGATTCCCGCTGAAGTCGTCACCCCTGCCGTCATGATCGATGCCGACATCCTTGACCGGAATATCCAGCGGATGGCTGCCGCCATGCTCAGCAGAGGGCTCAACCTCCGCCCGCACGTGAAGACGCACAAGACGTTGCAAATCGCGCGCAAACAGCTTGCGGCGGGCGCCATTGGAATCACGGTGGCGACTATCGGCGAGGCCGAAGTCTTCGCGGCGGATGGAGTCAAGGACATCTTCATCGCCTACCCGCTCTGGGTCGAAGCCTCCCACGCGGACCGTCTTCGGGCCCTGACGGCCGCATGCCGCCTTGCTGTCGGCGTCGATTCAGCGGAAAGCGCGACGGCGATGGGGCGCCACCTCGGAGCCGATGCGGCGAGCGTGGAGGTGCTGATCGAAGTGGACAGCGGACACCATCGCAGCGGCGTGCTGCCTGACGAAGTGGTGGATGTTGCCAACGCCGCGGCTGCAGCCGGACTGAGCGTTCAGGGCGTCTTCACGTTCCCCGGACACAGCTACAAGCCGGGCATGCCGACCGGCGCGGCAAGCAACGAGAATGAGGCGCTCGGCCTGGCCGCGACGGCCCTGACGTCCGCAGGTTTCGAGGTGACCACCATCAGCGGCGGCTCCACGCCCACTGCATTGATTGACGGCGAAACTGTGGCGACCGAGCTTCGTCCAGGCGTCTACGTTTTCGGCGACGCCCAGCAACTGGAACTCGAACGGTGTGCCTGGGAGGACATCTCCCTGACCGTGGCAGCAACTGTGGTCAGCCGCAACGAGGCAGCCGACGGAAATGTGCGCCGGGTTGTGGTGGACGCGGGCAGCAAGGTCCTGGGCAGTGACCGTCCGGACTGGGCCACCGGATACGGCCGGCTCCCGGAGTACCCCGAAGCGAAGGTAACCGCACTGTCCGAGCACCACGCCACGGTCGTTTGGCCGGACTCGTCGGATCTTCCGGCTCTGGGTACGAGGCTCAGGGTGATTCCGAACCACGTGTGCCTGGCGATGAACCTCGTGGACGAGGTCACGGTGGTGCGCGATGGGTCCGTCGTGGAGACGTGGGCCGTGGCGGCGCGGGGGCGCAACAACTAG
- the arfA gene encoding arabinosylfuranosidase ArfA: MGDQNNTAKITIDPAFVIGPVRRKTFGAFVEHLGRCVYTGIFEPEHPQADEDGFRTDVLELTRELGVSTVRYPGGNFVSGYRWEDGVGPKEDRPTRLDLAWHSSDPNLVGVDEFAKWSEKAGVEPMMAVNLGTRGTQEALDLLEYSNIKGGTALSEQRKANGAVEPHNINMWCLGNEMDGFWQIGHKTAAEYARVAAETARAMRMVNPDLELVACGSSGPDLPTFGEWERVVLNETYELVDLISAHQYFEDFGDLQEHLSAGHRMEAFIKDLVSHIDHVKSATKSGKQVNISFDEWNVWHMSRDESKAPAGDDWPVAPVLLEDRYTVADAVVVGDLLITLLRNTDRVHSASLAQLVNVIAPIMTEPGGRAWKQTTFHPFALTSQHASGDVLNLAVESPQLDSEKTPAFSALSAVATHDADAKEAVVFAVNRSATDALTLDAAVGSLNAQKVIEAITYTNKDPYWQATADDSTSVLPSENVSVKLDGGRLTAGLPPVSWTMIRLSLES; this comes from the coding sequence TTGGGAGACCAGAACAACACCGCCAAAATCACTATCGACCCCGCATTTGTCATCGGTCCGGTCCGGAGAAAAACCTTTGGGGCCTTCGTCGAGCACCTGGGCCGCTGCGTCTACACAGGAATCTTCGAACCGGAGCACCCGCAGGCTGACGAGGACGGATTCCGTACCGACGTCCTGGAGCTCACCAGGGAACTCGGCGTCTCCACCGTCCGCTACCCCGGAGGGAATTTCGTTTCGGGCTACCGCTGGGAGGACGGGGTGGGTCCCAAGGAAGACCGCCCCACCCGCCTGGATCTCGCCTGGCACTCCAGCGACCCCAACCTGGTGGGCGTGGACGAGTTCGCCAAATGGTCCGAAAAGGCCGGGGTCGAGCCCATGATGGCAGTGAACCTGGGCACCAGGGGAACGCAGGAAGCCCTGGACCTGCTGGAATACTCCAACATCAAGGGCGGTACGGCCCTGTCCGAACAGCGCAAGGCCAATGGCGCCGTCGAGCCCCACAACATCAACATGTGGTGCCTCGGCAACGAGATGGATGGTTTCTGGCAGATCGGCCACAAAACGGCCGCAGAGTACGCCCGGGTTGCGGCTGAAACAGCCCGGGCCATGCGCATGGTGAACCCGGACCTGGAGCTGGTGGCGTGTGGAAGTTCCGGCCCGGACCTCCCCACATTCGGCGAATGGGAGCGTGTGGTCCTCAACGAAACCTACGAACTCGTGGACCTGATCTCAGCCCACCAGTACTTCGAGGACTTCGGCGATCTGCAGGAACACCTGTCCGCCGGGCACAGGATGGAGGCCTTCATCAAGGACCTGGTGTCCCACATCGACCACGTGAAATCTGCAACGAAATCCGGCAAGCAGGTCAACATTTCCTTCGACGAGTGGAACGTCTGGCACATGTCCCGGGACGAATCGAAGGCACCCGCCGGTGATGACTGGCCGGTCGCCCCGGTACTGCTGGAGGACCGCTACACAGTGGCGGACGCCGTAGTGGTGGGTGACCTCCTGATAACGCTGCTTCGCAACACGGACCGCGTCCATTCAGCCAGCCTTGCTCAACTGGTCAACGTGATCGCGCCCATCATGACCGAGCCCGGTGGCCGTGCCTGGAAGCAGACAACGTTCCACCCGTTCGCACTCACGTCGCAACATGCCTCGGGCGATGTGCTGAACCTCGCCGTCGAATCGCCGCAGCTGGACAGCGAAAAAACGCCCGCCTTCAGCGCGTTGTCAGCGGTGGCAACGCATGACGCCGATGCCAAGGAGGCCGTCGTCTTCGCCGTGAACCGTTCGGCGACTGACGCGCTGACCCTGGACGCCGCCGTCGGAAGCCTCAACGCGCAGAAGGTTATCGAGGCCATCACGTACACGAACAAGGACCCGTACTGGCAGGCGACGGCGGACGATTCGACGTCGGTCCTGCCGTCCGAAAACGTCAGCGTCAAGCTCGACGGCGGCCGCCTCACCGCCGGGCTTCCGCCCGTGAGCTGGACCATGATCAGGCTGTCCCTGGAGTCCTAG
- a CDS encoding urease subunit gamma yields the protein MHLLPREQEKLMIVVAADLARRRQGRGLKLNYPEAVAVISYELIEGARDGKTVAELMSYGTTLLSRDDVMEGVPEMIHDVQIEATFPDGTKLVTVHNPIR from the coding sequence GTGCACCTTTTGCCCCGTGAGCAGGAAAAACTCATGATCGTGGTGGCCGCCGACCTTGCACGGCGCCGACAAGGCCGAGGGCTCAAGCTGAACTACCCCGAGGCTGTGGCTGTCATCAGCTATGAGCTCATTGAGGGCGCCCGCGACGGCAAAACCGTGGCCGAACTCATGAGCTACGGAACCACCCTCCTCAGCCGGGACGACGTGATGGAAGGTGTGCCGGAGATGATCCATGACGTCCAGATTGAAGCCACCTTCCCTGACGGCACCAAGCTCGTCACCGTCCACAACCCCATCCGTTAG
- a CDS encoding HoxN/HupN/NixA family nickel/cobalt transporter produces the protein MTALTEFATMYRERETLSLRTRLLFTFGAVAALHVAAVVLLLFGSAGGAQPLALGLVITAYVAGIKHSYDWDHIAAIDNSTRKFVAQHKDPVSVGFAFSLGHSSVVILAGVLVVAGATLIGQFMEDGTTGNKILGLIGSGVSGLFLLTMGLFNGSAFVRATQAYRKVQAGGDVRPEDLEAKGLVTRLLAKPLSKVERPRNIYVIGFLFGLGFDTATTIGLLVLTTTASLAGVSPLALMALPLAFTAAMTLCDSANGVAMMKMYKTAIRNPQRKLGFNAVITGISAVSALFISVITLGGFVNAAFGLEDPLTTWLGEIDLGDAGLILVGLFVLVWAVSAWRGRYVTAGS, from the coding sequence ATGACTGCGCTGACCGAATTCGCCACCATGTACCGGGAGCGGGAAACGTTGTCCCTGCGGACCCGGCTGCTGTTCACTTTTGGTGCCGTGGCCGCTTTGCACGTTGCCGCCGTCGTGCTTTTGTTGTTTGGTTCCGCCGGTGGCGCCCAGCCGCTGGCGCTCGGGTTGGTGATTACCGCTTACGTGGCCGGCATCAAGCACAGCTACGACTGGGACCACATCGCCGCGATCGACAACTCCACCCGCAAATTCGTGGCGCAGCACAAGGACCCCGTGAGCGTGGGATTCGCGTTCAGCCTGGGGCACAGCTCCGTGGTGATCCTCGCGGGAGTGCTGGTAGTGGCCGGGGCGACGCTGATCGGCCAGTTCATGGAAGACGGCACCACGGGCAACAAGATCCTGGGCCTCATCGGCAGCGGTGTGTCCGGGTTGTTCCTGCTGACCATGGGACTGTTCAACGGCTCCGCGTTTGTTCGCGCCACGCAGGCATACCGGAAAGTCCAGGCCGGCGGGGACGTGCGCCCAGAAGACCTGGAAGCAAAAGGCCTGGTGACCCGGCTGCTCGCCAAGCCCTTGTCGAAGGTGGAGCGGCCGCGGAACATTTACGTGATCGGCTTCCTGTTCGGCTTGGGTTTCGACACCGCCACCACCATCGGGCTGCTGGTCCTCACGACGACGGCGTCACTCGCCGGAGTCTCGCCGCTGGCCTTGATGGCCCTCCCGCTCGCGTTCACAGCAGCCATGACCCTGTGCGATTCCGCCAACGGCGTGGCCATGATGAAGATGTACAAAACCGCCATCCGTAACCCGCAACGCAAGCTCGGTTTCAACGCTGTCATCACGGGCATTTCGGCCGTCTCGGCGCTGTTCATCTCCGTGATCACGCTCGGCGGCTTCGTCAATGCCGCGTTCGGGTTGGAGGATCCCCTGACAACCTGGCTAGGGGAGATCGACCTCGGCGACGCAGGCCTGATCCTGGTGGGCCTGTTCGTGCTGGTGTGGGCCGTGTCCGCCTGGCGTGGCCGGTATGTCACGGCCGGGTCCTAG
- a CDS encoding flavin reductase family protein: protein MTHHNPLPSPAVGELFRSAFRAHPAGVAIVTASGPEGAVGLTASSVASVAVDPPTLAFSVTGGRSASVIAAAQSIVVHLVGAGQLELARTFADPAAPRFTQDMDWELLPTGEPLLREAQWALRCDIIHRAPLGGSVLLAATVLDIRANPGASAPLVYHNREFHTLLETAQAMG from the coding sequence ATGACCCACCACAATCCCCTGCCGTCCCCGGCCGTCGGCGAGCTCTTCAGGTCCGCGTTCCGCGCGCACCCGGCGGGAGTCGCGATCGTCACTGCCTCCGGTCCCGAGGGCGCTGTAGGGCTCACGGCGTCTTCGGTGGCATCCGTCGCGGTGGATCCGCCAACGCTCGCGTTCTCAGTCACCGGCGGCCGGTCGGCGTCGGTTATCGCGGCCGCGCAGTCAATCGTGGTGCACCTTGTGGGCGCCGGCCAGTTGGAACTGGCGCGCACGTTCGCAGACCCCGCAGCCCCGCGCTTCACACAGGACATGGACTGGGAGTTGCTGCCTACCGGCGAGCCCCTCCTCCGGGAAGCCCAGTGGGCGCTGCGCTGCGACATCATCCACCGGGCACCGCTGGGAGGCTCTGTGCTTCTGGCCGCGACGGTCCTGGACATCAGGGCGAACCCCGGCGCCTCAGCCCCGTTGGTTTACCACAACCGCGAGTTCCACACGCTGCTCGAAACCGCACAGGCCATGGGCTAG
- the ureG gene encoding urease accessory protein UreG: MTEPIKIGIGGPVGAGKTQLVERITRHMSRDISMAAITNDIYTIEDAKILAANGILPEDRIIGVETGGCPHTAIREDTSMNTAAIEELKTRHPELQVIFVESGGDNLSATFSPELVDFSIYIIDVAQGEKIPRKAGQGMIKSDLFIINKTDLAPHVGADLSIMERDSKEFRGNKPFCFTNLKTDEGLEDVLNWIRRDVLMLDLAQ, translated from the coding sequence ATGACTGAACCCATCAAAATCGGAATCGGCGGACCCGTCGGAGCAGGCAAGACACAGCTCGTGGAACGCATCACCCGCCACATGAGCCGGGACATCTCCATGGCCGCCATCACCAACGACATCTACACCATCGAAGACGCCAAAATCCTCGCCGCCAACGGCATCCTCCCCGAGGACCGGATCATCGGCGTCGAAACCGGCGGTTGCCCCCACACCGCCATCCGCGAAGACACCTCCATGAACACTGCGGCCATCGAAGAACTCAAGACCCGGCACCCGGAGCTCCAGGTCATCTTCGTCGAATCCGGCGGCGACAACCTCTCCGCCACCTTCAGCCCCGAACTCGTCGACTTCTCCATCTACATCATCGACGTCGCCCAAGGCGAGAAGATCCCGCGCAAAGCCGGCCAAGGGATGATCAAGTCCGACCTCTTCATCATCAACAAAACGGACCTGGCACCCCACGTCGGAGCAGACCTCTCCATCATGGAGCGCGACTCCAAGGAATTCCGCGGCAATAAGCCGTTCTGCTTCACGAACCTCAAGACGGATGAAGGACTTGAGGACGTCCTGAACTGGATCCGACGCGATGTCCTGATGCTTGACTTGGCCCAATGA
- the ureE gene encoding urease accessory protein UreE, with product MIIEQILGNVHELPAGSYAGRHTEKVVLPSSLLVKRIQRVTTDHGKELGIRLPSGSGDLRDGDILAVDDHNVIVISVLPTDVLVIAPRSIHEMGVVAHSLGNRHLQAQFFDAASEYEAEVMVCQYDHTVEDYLKSVGVPYDRQERVMPVPFRHAEHSH from the coding sequence ATGATCATCGAACAAATTCTGGGCAACGTCCACGAACTGCCCGCAGGCAGCTATGCGGGCAGGCACACGGAAAAAGTCGTCCTCCCCAGCAGCCTCCTCGTCAAAAGGATCCAACGGGTCACCACCGACCACGGCAAGGAACTCGGCATCCGTCTGCCCAGCGGCTCCGGCGACCTCCGCGACGGTGACATCCTGGCAGTCGACGACCACAACGTCATCGTCATCTCCGTGCTGCCAACGGACGTCCTGGTGATAGCGCCAAGGAGCATCCACGAAATGGGTGTAGTGGCGCACTCGCTCGGCAACCGGCATCTGCAGGCGCAATTCTTTGATGCCGCATCCGAATACGAAGCCGAAGTCATGGTGTGCCAGTACGACCACACCGTAGAGGACTATCTGAAGAGCGTCGGCGTCCCCTACGACAGGCAAGAGCGGGTCATGCCGGTGCCCTTCCGCCATGCTGAGCACTCGCACTAA
- a CDS encoding LacI family DNA-binding transcriptional regulator yields the protein MAVTMNDVARAAGVSLKTVSNVINNYEFIRPATKQRVLDAIEELGYETNLTARSLRSGKTSMLGLVLADLSIPYYAELASDIMKAAWARGYRVLVEQSGNEAEHEKAALQGQFRSLTDGLLFIPLALDAEQIIAAAGKKPLVLLGEFVQDPRLDMVLIRNYEAAAAVTTHLLAGGRRRIAVLGADDGDTTGSAGLRLSGYKAALAEAGVEYDPALVVRCEWRRDGGAEAVAKLLDAGAEFDAVFGLNDVIALGALHELLLRGRKVPGEIAVAGFDDIEEARFASPSLTTVAPGRTEIAERAVELLIERIESNLAAPAVQQPEAAFELRVRQSAP from the coding sequence ATGGCCGTCACCATGAACGACGTCGCACGCGCCGCCGGAGTCTCGTTGAAGACGGTCTCCAACGTCATCAACAACTACGAGTTCATCCGCCCTGCCACCAAGCAGCGCGTCCTTGATGCGATCGAGGAACTCGGCTACGAAACCAACCTCACAGCCCGCAGCCTCCGGTCCGGCAAGACCAGCATGCTCGGCCTGGTCCTGGCAGACCTCTCCATCCCGTACTACGCGGAACTGGCATCGGACATCATGAAGGCGGCGTGGGCCCGCGGTTACCGGGTGCTGGTGGAGCAGTCCGGCAACGAGGCAGAACACGAGAAGGCGGCACTCCAAGGGCAGTTCCGCAGCCTCACCGACGGCCTCCTGTTCATCCCGCTCGCGCTCGACGCCGAGCAGATCATCGCCGCTGCCGGCAAGAAGCCGTTGGTCCTCCTGGGCGAATTCGTGCAGGACCCGCGCCTGGACATGGTCCTCATCCGGAACTACGAGGCTGCCGCGGCGGTGACCACGCACCTGTTGGCGGGCGGTCGCCGTCGGATAGCTGTCCTGGGCGCCGACGACGGCGACACAACCGGCAGTGCCGGCCTGCGCCTCAGCGGCTACAAGGCTGCGCTCGCTGAGGCCGGGGTGGAGTACGACCCCGCCCTGGTGGTGCGGTGCGAGTGGCGGCGGGACGGGGGCGCTGAGGCGGTAGCGAAGCTGTTGGATGCGGGCGCGGAATTCGACGCCGTTTTCGGCCTCAACGACGTTATTGCTTTGGGAGCGCTCCACGAACTCCTGCTTCGCGGCCGGAAAGTTCCCGGGGAGATTGCCGTAGCCGGTTTCGATGACATTGAGGAGGCCCGGTTTGCCTCGCCGTCGCTGACAACGGTGGCGCCCGGTCGTACGGAAATCGCGGAGCGCGCCGTCGAACTTCTGATCGAGCGGATCGAAAGCAACCTGGCCGCTCCCGCCGTGCAGCAGCCGGAGGCGGCGTTCGAGCTGCGGGTCAGGCAGTCCGCGCCGTAG